One window of Serinus canaria isolate serCan28SL12 chromosome 3, serCan2020, whole genome shotgun sequence genomic DNA carries:
- the ARHGEF33 gene encoding rho guanine nucleotide exchange factor 33 — MVFRPPKLQALASELKAGFTEAMQELSRIQHGEYALEEKVKSCRCAMEEKVAEMKNSLNTFKEELSDAKSMIEEISAKQEEMQQKIEQLQQEKRRESRKMKAKRAQKDDHGSQTVPTPLQGSPFRSINLPEPVLINEDFTSLLHNVTYEKVSDTRIMPMGEGGVKVIAGPGAAMETDDSLKPSLATEGQSKMHLPSTVWKQPKDTKDWGDEYISKEQPERGKDMGQSRYSSADNIICEPSLAAKRQNIALELLESERKYVINLSLILKIKATLQGPDVKRSTKERSFFPNSLRFLVQQHVDLLHALQERVLSWPRQGILGDIFLKLTNDENNFLDYYVAYLRDLPECISLIHVVILKEVEEEIKSDLYILFFHIVQRIPEYLIHLQNVLKFTEQEHPDYYLLLVCVQRLRVFISHYSLLFQCNEDLLIQKRKKLKKSSLVKLYKGLTSQCTSQEVSPTPSAASMRDSGIHTEEAIQSFPAAPSSGTTTPHLMPQMKKPQPTVMENIQAVKPPDWEMESRKHERPENILASSQLTEQELKALTAPLQSIPEMEYEAPPADAVGNTERAIRTSVELLQDARNFAPSYEEFDYPGEVFTMPGPYEDDTFQNLALFENCSPASSESSLDICFLRPVNFTSEPERTDHALQPLPKSCTPVSSSTYKREMFHSKGKQLSRSLKELPRSAEGVSTRLYSTRSSSGSRLQQKQDRNVQPHMISASSRSSQRSYFPPQRGAGEKPSFLEELHAEDNTRFCQKDDNEQTSFSDHNPRHEPKGGFRSSFRKLFKKK; from the exons ATGGTGTTCAGACCTCCTAAA TTGCAGGCATTAGCCTCTGAGCTGAAGGCGGGTTTCACAGAAGCAATGCAGGAGCTGTCACGCATCCAGCATGGAGAGTATGCCCTGGAAGAGAAGGTCAAGAGCTGCCGCTGTGCCATGGAAGAGAAGGTGGCTGAGATGAAGAATTCCCTCAACACGTTCAAG GAGGAGCTCAGCGATGCAAAGTCAATGATTGAAGAAATCAGTGCCAAGCAGGAGGAAATGCAACAGAAAattgagcagctgcagcaagagaAGCGGCGGGAATCACGGAAAATGAAAGCTAA GAGAGCACAGAAGGATGACCACGGGTCACAGACAGTGCCAACACCTCTCCAGGGCAGCCCGTTTCGATCCATCAACCTCCCAGAACCTGTGCTGATTAATGAAGATTTTACGAGTCTTTTACACAACGTGACTTATGAAAAAG TGTCTGACACCAGGATCATGCCCATGGGAGAAGGAGGTGTGAAAGTCATAGCAGGCCCAG GAGCAGCCATGGAGACAGATGACAGCCTCAAGCCTTCCCTGGCAACAGAGGGGCAGTCGAAAATGCATCTGCCATCAACAGTATGGAAGCAGCCCAAGGACACCAAGGACTGGGGAGATGAATACATTTCCAAAGAGCAACCAGAGAGAGGCAAGGACATGGGCCAAAGCAGATACAGCTCAGCAGACAACATAATATGTGAACCCTCTTTGGCTG CCAAAAGGCAGAACATcgccttggagctgctggagtcagAAAGGAAGTACGTCATCAACCTTTCCCTCATCCTGAAGATCAAGGCCACGCTGCAAGGGCCAGATGTGAAAAGAAGCACCAAAGAGAGAAG CTTTTTCCCCAACTCTTTGCGGTTCCTGGTGCAGCAGCACGTGGATTTACTGCATGCTCTCCAGGAGAGAGTCCTGAGCTGGCCACGACAAGGGATCCTAGGAGACATCTTCCTAAAGCTGACAAATGATGAG AATAATTTTCTGGACTACTATGTTGCTTACCTGAGGGACCTGCCAGAATGCATCTCTCTGATCCACGTGGTGATCCTGAAGGAG GTAGAAGAAGAAATCAAGTCTGATCTCTACATTCTGTTCTTTCATATAGTCCAGCGAATCCCTGAATACCTTATTCACCTGCAG AATGTCCTGAAGTTCACGGAGCAAGAGCACCCTGACTATTACCTGCTGCTGGTGTGCGTGCAGCGCCTCCGGGTTTTCATCTCACACTACAGTCTCCTCTTCCAGTGCAATGAAGACCTGCTGatacagaagaggaaaaagctgaagaa GTCATCCCTGGTGAAGCTGTACAAAGGTCTCACCTCCCAGTGTACAAGCCAGGAGGTTTCTCCAACACCCAGTGCAGCATCAATGCGAGACAGTGGGATCCACACTGAAGAGGCCATCCAGTCAttcccagcagcaccttcctCTGGCACAACCACCCC GCATTTGATGCCACAGATGAAGAAACCTCAGCCGACAGTGATGGAGAACATCCAGGCTGTGAAGCCCCCTGACTGGGAgatggaaagcagaaaacacgAGAGGCCAGAGAACATCCTTGCCTCCTCTCAGCTGACAGAGCAGGAACTCAAGGCCTTGACAGCCCCCTTGCAATCCATCCCCGAAATGGAGTATGAAGCGCCACCGGCTGACGCGGTGGGGAACACCGAGAGAGCCATCAGAACCTCCGTGGAACTGCTGCAGGATGCCAGGAACTTTGCACCAAGCTACGAAGAGTTTGACTACCCTGGGGAGGTTTTCACCATGCCAGGCCCCTACGAAGATGACACCTTCCAAAACCTTGCTCTCTTTGAGAACTGCTCCCCAGCCTCTTCCGAGTCCAGCCTGGATATTTGCTTCCTTAGGCCTGTGAACTTCACCTCAGAACCGGAGAGGACAGACCATGCCTTGCAGCCACTGCCTAAGAGCTGCACTCCCGTGAGCAGCAGCACCTACAAGCGTGAGATGTTCCACAGCAAagggaagcagctgagcaggtCCCTGAAGGAGCTGCCGCGCAGCGCGGAGGGCGTGAGCACCAGACTCTACAGCACAcggagcagcagtgggagccgtctgcagcagaagcaggacaGGAATGTTCAGCCTCACATGATCTCAGCCTCATCTCGAAGCTCCCAAAGGAGCTACTTCCCCCCACAGAGAGGAGCGGGTGAAAAACCGAGCTTTTTGGAA GAGCTCCATGCAGAAGACAACACCAGGTTCTGCCAGAAGGATGACAATGAGCAAACATCCTTCAGCGACCACAACCCGCGGCACGAGCCCAAGGGGGGGTTCCGGAGCTCCTTCCGCAAGctcttcaaaaagaaataa